In Natronococcus occultus SP4, the following proteins share a genomic window:
- a CDS encoding MaoC family dehydratase: MRPQSASDDPRVTRSNAGALAVARCGHGRPGSQVRCDPTVTEMSRSLTAETAGITPESPTEDWRVDRSVERYDDLGVGDVVRFTKPITDEDVASFAGASGDLNPLHLETGYATETMFDGRIAHGGLVAGTISAALARFPGVVIYLSQDLEFHAPIEIGGTVTATCEIVEALGENRYRLETTVTDEDGSTAIAGEAVVTVNSPPAAE, encoded by the coding sequence ATCCGTCCTCAGTCGGCGTCCGACGATCCGCGTGTGACCCGATCGAACGCTGGCGCGCTCGCCGTCGCTCGTTGCGGCCATGGAAGGCCGGGCTCTCAAGTACGGTGCGACCCGACTGTGACTGAGATGAGTCGCTCACTGACCGCCGAGACGGCCGGAATAACGCCCGAGAGCCCTACCGAGGACTGGCGGGTTGACCGATCCGTCGAGCGCTACGACGATCTCGGAGTGGGGGACGTCGTTCGCTTCACCAAACCGATCACCGACGAGGACGTCGCCTCGTTCGCCGGCGCGAGCGGCGATTTGAACCCCCTGCATCTCGAGACGGGGTACGCCACGGAAACGATGTTCGACGGCCGGATCGCCCACGGCGGGCTGGTCGCCGGGACGATCTCGGCGGCGCTGGCCCGGTTCCCCGGCGTCGTGATCTACCTCTCCCAGGACCTCGAGTTCCACGCGCCGATCGAGATCGGGGGGACGGTGACCGCCACCTGCGAGATCGTCGAGGCGCTCGGCGAGAACCGGTACCGCCTCGAGACGACCGTGACCGACGAGGACGGCTCCACGGCGATCGCCGGCGAGGCCGTCGTCACCGTCAACTCGCCGCCCGCCGCCGAGTAG
- a CDS encoding nuclear transport factor 2 family protein, which translates to MLQQVKVLQEMDPCDCTTQWNMWYPPMAEAIPAEVQELLDKQAISELIHKLLYLSDENDWDAGFELVTDDVIAETPYGSADGKDDFRELSEEIFAEFQFSRHMLHNGLIEIDGGKATGKWYGEIPILTTDGEAEWILGIYEHEFRRVDGEWKLSKYTFDPTYVTPYDEGWAEQPFPEEMPVEPDW; encoded by the coding sequence ATGCTGCAGCAGGTGAAGGTTCTGCAGGAGATGGATCCATGTGACTGTACCACACAGTGGAATATGTGGTATCCCCCAATGGCCGAAGCAATACCAGCGGAAGTACAGGAGTTACTGGACAAGCAAGCAATCAGCGAACTCATTCACAAATTGTTGTATCTATCCGATGAAAACGATTGGGACGCGGGATTCGAACTCGTCACCGACGACGTGATTGCGGAAACTCCGTACGGTAGTGCAGACGGAAAAGATGACTTTCGGGAACTGTCTGAGGAGATTTTTGCAGAGTTTCAATTCAGCCGGCACATGCTGCACAACGGTCTTATCGAGATCGACGGCGGCAAGGCCACTGGGAAGTGGTATGGTGAGATCCCCATCCTCACGACTGACGGTGAAGCGGAATGGATACTCGGGATATACGAACACGAGTTCCGCCGAGTCGATGGGGAGTGGAAACTCTCGAAATATACGTTCGATCCGACCTATGTGACCCCGTACGACGAGGGATGGGCCGAACAACCCTTCCCTGAGGAGATGCCGGTTGAACCCGATTGGTAA
- a CDS encoding RNA-guided endonuclease InsQ/TnpB family protein — protein MEVRRTAPVKLVVPDERRNDLHESARQFLHCANRAAEFCWDDRSYANCVTANTTARDALYAELREETDLTANLVQEAIRRAVQATKGCVERWKQGKRVSQPEFTSWSMVYDKRSATFYRDRVSLSTVNGRIECEFELPTDSPTPYEQYVLSEDYEFRASTLQYDKATDEFYFHITTRKYDSDDDEVSEDTEHQTVLGIDLGINSLAVASTGTFWQGNDYDHWCREFEKRRSEMQQRGTQAAHNALLRLGKREEAWRKQYIHTIANEIVSEAVKNRCDVIVFEDLTDIRKRLPQAKWHHIWAFRRLAEYVGYKAPEQGVSVEQVAPNHTSQRCSRTDCGFTHEDNRHGEHFECQKCGYEVNADYNAAKNIGLRYARKRKHRLRSSPTSGSGDVLESGAFQWSGNLRFPSTPVDVRVNGGMLNGESYQAIAGN, from the coding sequence ATGGAGGTGCGTCGAACTGCGCCGGTCAAACTCGTCGTTCCCGATGAGCGGCGCAACGACCTCCACGAATCCGCGCGACAGTTCCTTCACTGCGCGAACCGTGCTGCCGAGTTCTGTTGGGACGACCGCTCCTACGCGAACTGCGTTACGGCGAACACGACCGCACGGGACGCACTCTACGCGGAGCTGCGGGAGGAAACTGACCTCACCGCGAACCTCGTTCAAGAGGCCATCCGACGTGCCGTCCAAGCGACGAAAGGGTGCGTCGAACGGTGGAAACAGGGCAAGCGCGTGAGCCAACCGGAGTTCACTTCGTGGAGCATGGTCTACGACAAGCGAAGCGCAACGTTCTACCGCGACCGCGTATCCCTCTCGACCGTCAACGGGCGCATTGAGTGCGAGTTTGAACTCCCCACGGACAGCCCGACGCCATACGAGCAGTACGTTCTCTCGGAGGACTACGAGTTCCGAGCAAGCACACTCCAATACGACAAGGCGACCGACGAGTTCTACTTCCACATCACGACGCGGAAGTACGATTCGGACGATGACGAGGTTTCGGAAGATACTGAGCACCAAACAGTCCTCGGTATTGACCTCGGCATCAACAGCCTCGCAGTAGCTTCAACCGGCACGTTCTGGCAGGGGAACGACTACGATCATTGGTGCCGCGAGTTCGAGAAGCGGCGTAGTGAGATGCAACAGCGCGGCACGCAAGCCGCGCACAACGCCCTGCTTCGCCTTGGCAAGCGCGAAGAAGCATGGCGGAAACAGTACATCCACACGATCGCCAACGAGATCGTTTCGGAAGCCGTCAAGAACAGATGCGACGTGATCGTGTTCGAGGACCTAACGGACATCCGCAAGCGGCTTCCGCAGGCGAAGTGGCACCACATCTGGGCGTTTCGACGCCTTGCCGAGTACGTCGGGTACAAAGCTCCCGAACAGGGCGTCTCCGTGGAGCAAGTCGCGCCGAACCACACGTCCCAACGCTGTTCTCGGACGGACTGTGGGTTCACGCATGAGGACAACCGCCACGGAGAACACTTCGAGTGCCAGAAGTGCGGCTACGAGGTGAACGCAGACTACAATGCAGCGAAGAATATCGGGCTACGCTACGCCCGGAAGCGGAAACACAGACTCCGTTCCTCGCCCACGTCGGGGAGCGGAGACGTCTTGGAAAGCGGAGCTTTCCAATGGTCAGGAAATCTTCGATTTCCTTCGACACCAGTAGACGTGCGTGTGAATGGTGGGATGTTGAACGGCGAGAGTTACCAGGCTATTGCTGGTAACTGA
- a CDS encoding DUF7344 domain-containing protein: MQGRQLTDILVALRDGRRRALHRLLRNRTAPIPIEEAAVHLAARGETRLVDVTEAEMRSLRVSLGTAHVPVLVAAGLVDRDREDGTLAASDHPALQHPNLERILETETVDWDPILDALASDRRRTALSVLADAESALSRVALARAVADREADGEPTPDAVDDCRIELHHVHLPKLAAAGLITSDRRGDAVSYRGHPALEDGPWFDFGAAESRGFHPVANPSQDIRRIDGRENVIERCRALCAHADEELFLMYTDEDLIEEACLQYLQDAVDRGVEVYVGTRTQAIRDRVREHVPAVTLWEPQRNWMNMPPERETVGRLVFADREAIMLGTLSERNERGIQDETAITGVGENNALVMLIRELLGSRLDHLDEQSEDFLEQIPF, translated from the coding sequence ATGCAAGGTAGACAACTAACCGATATTCTGGTCGCGTTGCGCGACGGTCGTCGCCGCGCCCTCCACCGGCTCCTCCGGAACCGGACCGCACCGATCCCCATCGAGGAGGCAGCCGTCCACCTCGCGGCCCGCGGGGAGACCCGACTCGTGGACGTCACCGAGGCCGAGATGCGGTCGCTCCGCGTCTCGCTCGGAACGGCCCATGTGCCCGTCCTCGTAGCGGCGGGACTCGTCGACCGGGACCGCGAGGACGGAACCCTCGCGGCGTCGGACCACCCGGCGCTCCAGCACCCGAACCTCGAGCGGATCCTCGAGACGGAGACAGTCGACTGGGACCCGATCCTCGACGCGCTCGCCAGCGACCGCCGTCGCACCGCGCTGTCGGTTCTGGCCGACGCCGAGAGCGCGCTGTCGCGGGTCGCACTGGCCCGCGCGGTCGCCGACCGGGAGGCCGACGGCGAGCCGACGCCCGACGCCGTCGACGACTGCCGGATCGAGCTCCACCACGTTCACCTCCCGAAGCTCGCGGCGGCCGGGCTGATCACCTCCGACCGCCGCGGCGACGCCGTCAGCTACCGCGGCCACCCAGCCCTCGAGGACGGACCGTGGTTCGACTTCGGAGCCGCCGAGAGCCGGGGGTTCCACCCTGTTGCCAACCCCTCCCAGGACATCCGCCGCATCGACGGTCGGGAGAACGTGATCGAGCGCTGCCGGGCGCTGTGTGCACACGCCGACGAGGAGCTGTTCCTGATGTACACCGACGAGGACCTCATCGAGGAGGCGTGTCTCCAGTATCTCCAGGACGCCGTCGACCGCGGCGTCGAGGTCTACGTCGGCACCCGCACGCAGGCGATCCGGGATCGCGTCCGCGAGCACGTTCCCGCGGTCACGCTCTGGGAGCCCCAGCGCAACTGGATGAACATGCCCCCCGAGCGCGAGACGGTCGGGCGACTCGTCTTCGCCGACCGGGAGGCGATCATGCTGGGCACGCTCAGCGAGCGCAACGAGCGCGGGATCCAGGACGAGACCGCGATCACCGGCGTCGGCGAGAACAACGCGCTGGTCATGCTGATCCGCGAGCTGCTCGGCTCGCGGCTGGATCATCTCGACGAACAGAGCGAGGACTTCCTCGAGCAGATTCCGTTCTGA
- a CDS encoding DUF7344 domain-containing protein has translation MTDADTDATALSHRRRRAVLGCVEQHNVVTLADLADELAVQEHGTPIDEIPADAVTELYLELYHNHVPVLADAGLVAYDQEGDLVAITDTGKRASARFEERLIESGSDDARSYNCTEEGSC, from the coding sequence ATGACGGACGCTGATACGGACGCCACCGCGCTGTCTCACCGGCGTCGACGGGCCGTGCTGGGGTGTGTCGAGCAACACAACGTCGTCACGCTCGCCGACCTCGCGGACGAGCTCGCGGTGCAGGAACACGGGACGCCGATCGACGAGATTCCGGCCGACGCGGTCACGGAGCTGTATCTCGAGCTGTACCACAACCACGTGCCCGTCCTCGCCGACGCGGGCCTCGTCGCGTACGACCAGGAAGGGGACCTCGTCGCGATCACCGACACCGGGAAGCGGGCGTCCGCCCGTTTCGAGGAGCGACTGATCGAGTCCGGCAGTGACGACGCCCGGTCGTACAACTGCACGGAAGAAGGCTCGTGCTGA
- a CDS encoding succinylglutamate desuccinylase/aspartoacylase family protein, translated as MTNRSSGERATAGGVVSTRRSLLLGAATTVLGGGAVAGSATATEQPSIEETTWTLRSGTRYETPVYVREAAEPGETVVVLGGVHGSELAGIEAAHSVREWSFERGTVVVVPEANAPAVREQTYSGPDGDLNQQFPPEGEPTTPIADAIWSLLVELEPTAVIDMHSSMGIWGSSRGPSGFGQAIFPGVAADARSIAARANRSLNGREIRPSEYGSAYEFTLGNTLAGAHPRLIHKVAVDLECAGYLTEVTRHDTTLETRTEWSEAVAATLLERHGIDVV; from the coding sequence ATGACTAATAGATCCTCAGGCGAGCGGGCGACGGCGGGCGGCGTCGTGTCCACACGGCGGTCCCTGCTGCTGGGAGCCGCGACGACGGTCCTCGGCGGCGGAGCCGTAGCGGGGTCGGCGACTGCCACGGAGCAGCCGTCGATCGAGGAGACGACGTGGACGCTGCGTTCGGGGACGAGATACGAGACGCCGGTGTACGTCCGCGAGGCAGCCGAGCCCGGCGAGACGGTCGTCGTCCTCGGCGGGGTCCACGGGAGCGAGCTCGCCGGTATCGAGGCCGCCCACAGCGTCCGCGAGTGGTCTTTCGAGCGCGGCACGGTCGTCGTCGTCCCCGAGGCCAACGCGCCCGCGGTCAGGGAGCAAACCTACAGCGGTCCCGACGGCGACCTCAACCAGCAGTTCCCGCCGGAGGGAGAGCCGACGACGCCGATCGCCGACGCGATCTGGTCGCTGCTGGTCGAGCTGGAGCCGACGGCCGTGATCGACATGCACAGCTCGATGGGCATCTGGGGGTCCTCGCGGGGGCCGAGCGGGTTCGGCCAGGCGATCTTCCCCGGCGTGGCCGCGGACGCCCGATCGATCGCCGCCCGGGCGAACCGCTCGCTCAACGGACGCGAGATCCGACCCTCGGAGTACGGTTCGGCCTACGAGTTCACGCTGGGGAACACGCTCGCGGGCGCCCATCCGCGGCTGATCCACAAGGTCGCGGTCGATCTGGAGTGTGCAGGCTACCTGACCGAGGTCACGCGCCACGACACGACCCTCGAGACCCGAACCGAGTGGTCCGAGGCGGTCGCGGCGACGCTGCTCGAGCGCCACGGGATCGACGTGGTTTGA
- a CDS encoding glycosyltransferase family protein — protein sequence MYRDHTIGVVIPAQDEDGSIGDAIRELPDCIDAAFVVDDCSSDETWGEILNAARRDTGHSDRELARTGPIDPNEVKPDTGGAKDEQPEEREVRTDGGTSALARRADVHDPIGRMVPIEHRERRGIGGAITTGYLASLERDLDVTIVATDGLTERSLTERLLDPLVEDAADYATIGRSPIASSGEASRRHRVGSWTRRFLTKIASGYWKTRTPRSATTAISRGALVELDLEGLSERGGHRCDLLTALNVAGLRVADVVSRDVVASSRQWTSSGDASATLRTVLGNFRWRLQARHLVMDFHPLALFYLAGIGTTAFGLLIGAWALYAGGSETAFVPVAMSAVVFTIGVLFVLFAMVFDMRASERLELRRS from the coding sequence ATGTACCGAGATCACACGATCGGGGTCGTCATCCCGGCACAGGACGAGGACGGATCGATCGGCGACGCGATTCGGGAGCTGCCCGACTGTATCGACGCGGCGTTCGTCGTCGACGACTGTTCGAGCGACGAGACGTGGGGCGAGATCCTCAACGCGGCGCGACGGGATACCGGGCACAGCGATCGCGAACTCGCCCGAACCGGCCCGATCGACCCGAACGAAGTGAAACCGGACACAGGGGGAGCCAAGGACGAGCAGCCGGAGGAACGAGAGGTGCGAACGGACGGCGGGACGTCGGCGCTCGCCCGTCGGGCCGACGTCCACGACCCGATCGGACGCATGGTGCCGATCGAGCACCGCGAGCGGCGAGGTATCGGAGGGGCGATCACGACGGGGTACCTGGCGTCGCTGGAACGCGACCTCGACGTCACGATCGTTGCGACCGACGGGCTGACCGAGCGGTCACTGACGGAGCGATTGCTGGATCCGCTCGTCGAGGACGCCGCCGACTACGCGACGATCGGTCGCTCGCCCATCGCGTCCTCGGGCGAGGCGTCGCGGCGTCACCGCGTCGGGAGCTGGACACGACGCTTCCTGACGAAGATCGCGTCGGGGTACTGGAAGACGAGGACGCCCCGGAGCGCGACGACGGCGATCTCCCGCGGGGCGCTGGTCGAACTCGACCTGGAGGGGCTCTCCGAGCGTGGCGGTCACCGGTGTGACCTGCTGACGGCGCTCAACGTCGCGGGGCTGCGCGTGGCCGACGTCGTCTCCCGGGACGTCGTCGCGTCGTCTCGGCAGTGGACGTCCTCGGGTGACGCTTCGGCGACCCTGCGGACGGTACTGGGGAACTTCCGCTGGCGACTGCAGGCGCGGCACCTAGTGATGGATTTCCACCCGTTAGCGCTGTTTTACCTCGCGGGAATCGGGACGACCGCGTTCGGATTGCTGATCGGAGCGTGGGCGCTCTACGCGGGGGGTAGTGAGACGGCGTTCGTTCCCGTCGCCATGAGCGCAGTGGTGTTCACGATCGGCGTGCTGTTCGTGCTGTTCGCGATGGTGTTCGACATGCGGGCCAGCGAGCGCCTGGAGCTCCGGAGGTCGTGA
- a CDS encoding HalOD1 output domain-containing protein, with amino-acid sequence MQSYETPTTSVVRAVAELEETDITELEPLYEAIDTNALNVLLDAPGTQIEVTFEYGEYLITVTNGGELTVEECEFTRNPGENPRR; translated from the coding sequence GTGCAGAGCTACGAGACACCAACCACGTCTGTCGTCCGTGCAGTCGCAGAGCTGGAAGAGACCGATATCACTGAACTCGAACCGCTGTATGAGGCCATCGATACCAACGCTCTGAACGTGTTACTAGACGCGCCGGGCACACAGATCGAAGTGACGTTCGAGTACGGGGAGTATCTGATTACGGTGACGAACGGTGGCGAACTAACCGTAGAAGAGTGCGAGTTTACACGAAATCCAGGAGAAAACCCACGGCGGTAG
- a CDS encoding DUF7563 family protein, giving the protein MPRCQDCGGYVTRDFVRVFGIDGTVAGCPDCTTYRELQEGGGVEDATDSTWTAKPDRST; this is encoded by the coding sequence ATGCCACGCTGTCAGGACTGTGGGGGATACGTTACCCGAGATTTCGTCCGGGTGTTCGGTATCGACGGGACGGTAGCCGGCTGTCCCGACTGTACGACCTACCGCGAGCTTCAGGAGGGTGGTGGTGTCGAGGACGCAACCGACTCCACCTGGACGGCGAAACCGGACCGGTCGACCTGA
- a CDS encoding nucleic acid-binding protein: protein MTVAAVSDAGPIIHLAEIDSLELLAAFETLYLPETVYEEVEAGGVPGGLTDVSYELVDGDEPETGAADLDAGERAAMAVAKEREVVLLTDDLAAREAASDADIEVHGSIGIIALGYSRGLLDKDEAASRMRALQRETSLFVTKAVVERGIRLLDEQ from the coding sequence GTGACGGTCGCAGCTGTCTCAGATGCGGGACCGATCATTCACCTCGCCGAAATCGATTCGCTCGAGTTGCTCGCGGCGTTCGAGACGCTCTATCTCCCAGAGACGGTTTACGAGGAGGTGGAGGCCGGTGGGGTTCCGGGCGGGCTAACTGACGTCTCGTACGAACTCGTCGACGGTGACGAACCCGAGACCGGAGCAGCGGACCTGGACGCTGGAGAACGCGCCGCAATGGCTGTCGCAAAGGAACGCGAGGTCGTTCTCCTGACGGATGATCTCGCCGCTCGGGAAGCAGCATCCGACGCTGATATCGAAGTGCACGGATCCATCGGCATTATCGCGCTCGGTTACAGTCGTGGATTGCTCGACAAAGACGAAGCGGCATCGCGTATGCGAGCACTCCAGCGAGAGACGAGTCTCTTCGTGACCAAGGCAGTCGTGGAGCGCGGTATCCGTCTTTTGGACGAGCAGTAA
- a CDS encoding glycosyltransferase family 2 protein, with amino-acid sequence MYRDHTIGVVIPAYNEEGFIGDVIREMPDYVDRMFVIDDCSSDGTWDEVLQAAREDAGVSESFVEAGGQELEYAKEARTDGGGMLAERALVHDAVGRVVPIEHRENLGAGGAIKTGYLAAREDGVDITATVDGDGQMDLTQMTRLLDPIVEDEADYSKANRLLYKEFREDMPPFRFFGNSILTFLTKIASGYWKTMDPQNGYTAISNYALENVGIENLYEYYGYCNDLLIKLNAKGMRVADVAMPARYGDEESSISYPTYIRKVSGMLLRGFLWRLKTKYLVLDFHPLALFYFFGAGTAGLGILAGLWAIYTSIVYDAGIFMRGSASMMLFTMGSMFLMFAMLFDMQVNKDSEVQIHE; translated from the coding sequence ATGTATCGCGATCACACGATCGGAGTCGTCATCCCGGCGTACAACGAGGAAGGGTTCATCGGCGACGTGATTCGGGAGATGCCCGACTACGTCGACCGCATGTTCGTCATCGACGACTGCTCGTCCGACGGCACGTGGGACGAGGTGCTGCAGGCGGCCCGCGAGGACGCGGGCGTCAGCGAGTCGTTCGTCGAGGCGGGCGGACAGGAACTCGAGTACGCAAAGGAGGCCCGCACCGACGGCGGGGGGATGCTCGCCGAGCGTGCGCTCGTCCACGACGCCGTCGGGCGCGTCGTCCCGATCGAGCACCGCGAGAACCTGGGTGCGGGCGGGGCGATCAAGACAGGTTACCTGGCCGCCCGCGAGGACGGCGTCGACATCACCGCGACGGTCGACGGCGACGGCCAGATGGACCTCACGCAGATGACGCGACTGCTGGATCCGATCGTGGAGGACGAGGCCGACTACTCGAAGGCCAATCGGCTGCTGTACAAGGAGTTCCGCGAGGACATGCCGCCGTTTCGCTTTTTCGGCAACTCCATCCTGACCTTCCTGACGAAGATCGCGTCAGGGTACTGGAAGACGATGGACCCCCAGAACGGGTATACGGCGATCTCGAACTACGCCCTGGAGAACGTCGGCATCGAGAACCTCTACGAATACTACGGCTACTGTAACGACCTGCTGATCAAACTGAACGCCAAGGGGATGCGCGTGGCCGACGTCGCGATGCCCGCCCGGTACGGGGACGAGGAGTCCTCGATCTCGTATCCGACCTACATCCGAAAGGTCTCGGGGATGCTGTTGCGGGGCTTCCTCTGGCGGCTGAAGACGAAGTACCTCGTGCTGGATTTCCACCCGCTGGCGCTGTTTTACTTCTTCGGTGCCGGAACCGCGGGGCTGGGAATCCTGGCCGGACTGTGGGCGATCTACACGAGTATCGTCTACGACGCGGGGATCTTCATGCGTGGCTCCGCGAGCATGATGCTATTCACGATGGGGAGCATGTTCCTGATGTTCGCCATGCTGTTCGACATGCAGGTCAACAAGGACAGCGAAGTCCAGATTCACGAGTAA
- a CDS encoding nucleotide sugar dehydrogenase, whose product MSEYQYEEPIGTTASVCVVGLGYVGLPLAAAFDAAGNDVTGFDVDPDKVDTLESGVDPTGDVGDSAIAEGDIEYTTDSSAIANAEFVIVAVPTPVDDNEKPNLGIVEGAATSVGENMTEGTTVVLESTVYPGATREVFVPALEEASGLTAGEEFGVGYSPERMVPGDTEHGLANVVKIVSALTDETRDDLAELYGTVVDAGLHEAPTIETAEAAKCVENTQRDVNIALMNELAMVCDELGVDTEAVLEAAGTKWNFHDYQPGLVGGHCIPVDPFYLLYQSERKGYDPELIRTSREVNESVPDHIAEMTIRALNDSGKVLKDSRVLVAGLAYKPDVDDIRTSKIDNVIQELRSYGIEVVGFDPHAEPDATREMFDIDIQDAFDVTDFDGIVIGTPHSEFQSLSPATLADQMADEPVMIDVDGLFEDGAADLFTYRRL is encoded by the coding sequence GTGAGCGAGTACCAGTACGAGGAGCCGATCGGGACGACCGCCAGCGTCTGTGTCGTCGGCCTGGGCTACGTCGGCCTGCCGCTTGCCGCGGCGTTCGACGCGGCCGGCAACGACGTCACCGGGTTCGACGTCGACCCCGACAAGGTCGACACCCTCGAATCGGGCGTCGACCCAACCGGTGACGTCGGTGATTCGGCGATCGCCGAGGGCGATATCGAGTACACCACGGACAGCTCCGCGATCGCGAACGCGGAGTTCGTCATCGTCGCGGTGCCGACCCCCGTTGACGACAACGAGAAGCCCAACCTCGGCATCGTCGAGGGTGCCGCGACCTCCGTCGGCGAGAACATGACCGAGGGGACGACCGTCGTCCTCGAATCGACGGTGTACCCGGGCGCGACCCGGGAAGTGTTCGTCCCCGCACTGGAGGAGGCCTCCGGACTGACCGCGGGCGAGGAGTTCGGCGTCGGCTACTCGCCCGAGCGGATGGTGCCTGGGGACACCGAGCACGGACTCGCGAACGTCGTCAAGATCGTCAGCGCGCTGACCGACGAGACTCGCGACGATCTCGCGGAGCTGTACGGCACCGTCGTCGACGCGGGCCTCCACGAGGCGCCGACGATCGAGACCGCCGAGGCCGCCAAGTGTGTCGAGAACACCCAGCGTGACGTCAACATCGCGCTGATGAACGAGCTGGCGATGGTCTGTGACGAGCTCGGCGTCGACACCGAGGCGGTGCTCGAGGCCGCGGGCACGAAGTGGAACTTCCATGACTACCAGCCAGGGCTGGTCGGCGGTCACTGCATTCCCGTCGATCCCTTCTATCTGCTCTACCAGAGCGAGCGCAAAGGGTACGATCCGGAGCTCATCCGAACGAGCCGCGAGGTCAACGAGTCGGTGCCCGACCATATCGCCGAGATGACGATCCGGGCACTGAACGACAGCGGCAAGGTGCTGAAGGACAGTCGCGTGCTGGTCGCGGGACTGGCGTACAAACCCGACGTCGACGATATCCGGACCTCGAAGATCGACAACGTCATTCAGGAGCTACGCAGCTACGGGATCGAGGTCGTCGGCTTCGACCCCCACGCGGAGCCCGACGCGACCCGAGAGATGTTCGACATCGACATCCAGGACGCGTTCGACGTCACCGACTTCGACGGGATCGTCATCGGGACGCCACACAGCGAGTTCCAGTCGCTGTCGCCCGCGACGCTGGCCGACCAGATGGCCGACGAGCCCGTGATGATCGACGTCGACGGGCTGTTCGAGGACGGAGCGGCCGATCTGTTCACCTACAGGAGATTGTAA
- a CDS encoding helix-turn-helix domain-containing protein, whose product MPLSTTQSTTTVRNVSATLQSPRTKLVYLYLSQGEATVDTLQADLDINKTTLYPILQTLAGNGLVERADGETFRCC is encoded by the coding sequence ATGCCACTGAGCACAACGCAGTCGACCACGACCGTCCGCAACGTTTCCGCGACGCTGCAGTCCCCTCGGACGAAGCTCGTCTACCTCTACCTCAGCCAGGGGGAGGCGACGGTCGACACGCTGCAGGCCGACCTCGACATCAACAAGACCACGCTCTACCCGATCCTGCAGACGCTGGCCGGCAACGGGCTCGTCGAGCGCGCCGACGGCGAAACGTTCCGCTGTTGCTAA